From Pseudomonadota bacterium, the proteins below share one genomic window:
- a CDS encoding DUF3365 domain-containing protein has product MKVFDNKRRVRRYALYVLLIVFIGNLYALMDLVFYPDVPYLAGDHVKVGGFMASLAIVFCWLLESVSRRGKTSEGGFSSMKLGTYVWILVGFWTIIIFVSLAFNLVRQKQETFEVALNEARTVFEKDLIYYRWASNHNGVFVPITESTQPNPYLKDIPENMINASSGKSYTLVNPEYMIREIYEMQTLRHGVLGHITSLDPIRSENAADEWESQALEAFENGKEEVHSIEKIDGEPYLRLMRPMITEEGCLKCHAPQGYDLGDIRGGISVSVPMTLLFSISRKDTVMFSMAHFALWLLGIMGILIGSHRLQESIREREQAEARIRSIIENMLDGLITLDEDGCIESLNTAATRIFGFDSHEVVGQHIDVLVRFSSERGSKYSAVQETGPPDITRFMGSPQEITGRRKDGSTFPLELSISQMMFGAKTLFIAMARDITEEKIKKAEALRAGQLAAIGEIAAGVAHEINNPINGIINLTQILLDGFEASDIEAKERGEILTRIIKEGDRISGIVRNLLDFARQRDETVEEFQIEDVIRDSVSLLMYQFNKDAISAVIDISPDLPYLKGNPQQLQQVFLNLLSNARYSLKMRYKGQDPGKRLEITSFVIQVDGKDYLRTTVTDFGTGIPKEVIDKIFDPLFSTKPPGEGTGLGLSISQNLVMEHQGYLRFESIQGDHTTAIVDLPIPIQS; this is encoded by the coding sequence ATGAAAGTATTTGATAATAAAAGAAGAGTCCGGCGATACGCCCTCTATGTATTGCTCATTGTTTTTATCGGCAATCTCTATGCGTTGATGGACCTGGTTTTTTACCCTGATGTGCCGTATCTGGCAGGCGACCACGTGAAAGTGGGCGGCTTCATGGCTTCTCTGGCAATTGTTTTTTGCTGGTTGCTTGAAAGTGTTTCCAGGAGGGGAAAGACATCAGAAGGTGGCTTTTCTTCAATGAAACTCGGAACGTATGTCTGGATTCTGGTGGGTTTCTGGACCATTATTATTTTTGTTTCTCTGGCTTTTAATCTTGTCAGACAGAAGCAGGAGACCTTTGAAGTAGCGCTTAATGAGGCCAGAACAGTATTTGAGAAAGATCTTATCTATTACCGATGGGCTTCCAATCATAACGGGGTGTTCGTGCCGATCACCGAAAGCACCCAGCCGAATCCCTATCTTAAGGACATACCCGAGAATATGATAAACGCCTCTTCCGGGAAATCGTATACTCTGGTGAATCCGGAATATATGATCCGCGAGATTTACGAGATGCAGACTTTACGGCACGGGGTGCTCGGACACATCACCAGTCTGGATCCGATTCGTTCTGAAAACGCTGCGGATGAATGGGAGTCTCAAGCTCTCGAAGCATTTGAAAACGGCAAGGAAGAGGTTCATTCCATTGAGAAGATTGACGGCGAGCCTTATCTGCGTCTGATGCGGCCGATGATAACCGAGGAGGGATGCCTCAAATGTCATGCGCCTCAGGGATATGACCTGGGGGATATTCGTGGCGGCATCAGTGTGTCCGTTCCCATGACTCTGCTTTTTTCGATTTCGAGAAAAGATACGGTGATGTTTTCAATGGCTCATTTTGCCTTATGGTTGCTTGGTATCATGGGCATCCTTATCGGCTCGCACCGGTTGCAGGAATCTATCCGCGAGCGGGAACAGGCGGAAGCAAGAATCCGGTCGATTATCGAAAACATGCTTGATGGTTTGATTACCCTGGATGAGGACGGCTGTATTGAATCATTAAACACCGCGGCGACCAGGATATTCGGGTTTGATTCCCATGAGGTTGTCGGGCAGCATATAGATGTGCTGGTGCGGTTTTCTTCGGAACGGGGCAGTAAGTATTCAGCCGTTCAGGAAACTGGGCCGCCGGATATCACGAGGTTTATGGGCAGCCCCCAGGAAATTACCGGGCGGCGAAAGGATGGTTCCACTTTTCCTCTTGAGCTTTCAATAAGCCAGATGATGTTCGGCGCAAAAACGCTGTTTATCGCCATGGCGCGTGATATCACCGAGGAGAAAATCAAGAAGGCCGAAGCCCTTCGTGCCGGCCAGCTTGCCGCCATCGGAGAAATTGCCGCTGGAGTTGCCCATGAGATTAATAACCCGATAAACGGGATTATTAATCTCACCCAGATACTGCTGGATGGCTTTGAGGCATCCGATATTGAAGCCAAAGAAAGAGGAGAAATTCTAACCAGGATAATCAAGGAAGGCGACCGGATTTCGGGTATTGTCCGTAATCTTCTTGATTTTGCCAGGCAACGGGATGAAACTGTTGAGGAGTTTCAGATCGAAGACGTTATCAGAGACAGCGTCTCCCTTCTCATGTATCAGTTTAATAAGGACGCTATTTCAGCAGTTATTGATATTTCCCCTGATCTCCCCTACCTTAAAGGCAATCCTCAACAACTTCAGCAGGTTTTCCTTAATTTATTGAGCAATGCCCGTTATTCTCTCAAGATGCGTTATAAGGGGCAGGACCCCGGCAAACGCCTTGAAATTACCAGTTTTGTCATACAGGTAGACGGTAAAGATTATCTGCGGACAACGGTGACGGATTTTGGCACGGGGATTCCAAAGGAGGTAATCGACAAGATATTTGATCCGCTGTTCAGCACAAAACCTCCTGGCGAAGGCACCGGGTTGGGTTTGAGCATCAGTCAGAATCTGGTCATGGAGCATCAGGGCTATCTTCGATTTGAAAGCATCCAGGGAGATCACACCACTGCCATTGTTGATCTGCCTATACCGATACAGTCGTGA
- a CDS encoding glucose-1-phosphate adenylyltransferase: MKVSDGPLVLLLAGGVGSRLNLLVQTRAKPAVPFAGLYRIIDFSLSNVMNSGFTLVGVLTQYKPLSLMRHIGTGEAWDFSGRSRGIKILPPRTGFKDSDWYKGTADAIRQNIDFIKAHPSKEILILSGDHIYRMDFDYMIRFHRKKQADITIGMMVVPESEIHQFGSGITDDDGRIIEWEEKPKVPRTNLASMGIYVFDTEYLLKVLLENREEVDFGMHLIPKAIEKDNVYAYPFHGYWRDVGTIQAYWEANMDVVRPESGITPEIWGIRPSGETDGRLADRAPARFKTGCRVSGSLISAGCTIEGEVINSVLSPGVRVGKGAVVRDSIIFDDCEIGEDSVIDLAILDKRVKVGSHVYVGKGEEKTKPNRQFPGHLYTGITLIGKEVEIPEHTEIGRNCIINPCRTSKDFSSLEVVTGETI; the protein is encoded by the coding sequence ATGAAAGTTTCTGATGGCCCATTGGTATTGCTTCTTGCCGGCGGAGTGGGAAGCCGGTTGAATCTTCTTGTCCAGACCCGGGCCAAACCCGCGGTGCCTTTTGCGGGGCTCTACAGGATAATCGACTTCAGTCTCAGTAATGTGATGAATTCCGGCTTTACCCTGGTGGGAGTGTTGACCCAGTATAAACCGCTGTCTTTAATGCGCCACATCGGCACCGGCGAGGCCTGGGATTTTAGCGGTAGAAGCCGGGGAATAAAAATTCTGCCGCCCCGCACCGGTTTCAAAGATTCGGACTGGTATAAAGGCACAGCTGACGCCATCCGGCAGAATATTGATTTTATCAAGGCCCATCCCTCCAAGGAGATTCTCATTCTTTCCGGGGATCATATATATCGCATGGATTTTGATTACATGATCCGCTTTCATCGAAAGAAGCAGGCGGATATCACCATCGGCATGATGGTGGTGCCTGAAAGTGAAATTCATCAATTCGGGTCTGGAATCACCGATGATGACGGCAGGATAATCGAGTGGGAGGAAAAGCCCAAGGTGCCGCGCACCAACCTTGCTTCAATGGGCATCTATGTATTTGATACCGAATATCTGCTCAAGGTGCTTTTGGAAAATCGGGAAGAAGTGGATTTTGGCATGCATCTCATTCCAAAGGCCATTGAAAAGGATAATGTCTATGCCTATCCTTTTCACGGCTATTGGCGTGATGTCGGCACCATACAGGCGTATTGGGAGGCGAATATGGATGTTGTCCGTCCTGAATCGGGCATTACCCCTGAAATCTGGGGGATTCGGCCCAGCGGCGAGACCGACGGTCGTCTCGCAGACCGGGCTCCTGCCAGGTTCAAGACCGGTTGCCGAGTGAGCGGTTCTCTGATTTCAGCGGGCTGTACCATTGAAGGTGAGGTTATTAACTCGGTGCTTTCTCCTGGAGTCAGAGTCGGAAAGGGAGCAGTTGTCCGTGATTCGATTATATTTGATGACTGTGAGATAGGCGAAGACAGCGTCATTGATCTTGCGATTCTTGATAAAAGGGTTAAGGTTGGTAGTCATGTGTATGTTGGGAAAGGCGAGGAGAAAACAAAGCCGAACCGGCAATTTCCGGGGCATTTATATACCGGGATCACGCTTATCGGTAAAGAAGTCGAAATTCCCGAACACACCGAAATAGGTCGAAACTGCATTATTAATCCATGCCGAACTTCAAAAGATTTTTCTTCCTTAGAGGTTGTTACCGGAGAGACAATATGA